One genomic window of Azospirillum sp. TSH100 includes the following:
- a CDS encoding peptide chain release factor 3, giving the protein MSELQDAVSRRRTFAIIAHPDAGKTTLTEKLLLFGGAIQMAGAVKARGEQRRAKSDWMKVERERGISVTASVMTFDFDGRTFNLLDTPGHEDFSEDTYRTLTAVDSAVMVIDGAKGIEAQTLKLFEVCRLRDVPIMTFCNKMDREARDPFDLISEIESALALEVTPASWPIGMGRDFLGCYDLIRDRLILMDRSKGDEIDEGIECNGLDDPRLDELLPAHAVAKLREEVEMARGLMPAFDLEAYRAGHLTPIYFGSAINNFGVRELLSGLAENAPPPRPQPADPRTVQPDEDKVTGFVFKVQANMDPNHRDRIAFVRLCSGRYKRGAKLKHIRSGKLMAVNNAVLFLARDREVAEEAWPGDIMGIPNHGSLRIGDTLTEGEDLRFTGVPSFAPELLQRVRPDDPMRVKHLRKALEHFAEEGASQVFKPLTGADWVVGVVGQLQFEVLASRIEAEYGIAARFEGAGLDAARWVETDDKIQLEKFIELNRSALAEDHDGALVFLARNAWHLNRAQEDFPALRFLKTREQNRKVHTAA; this is encoded by the coding sequence ATGTCCGAACTTCAGGACGCCGTCTCCCGCCGTCGGACCTTCGCCATCATCGCGCACCCCGACGCCGGTAAGACCACGCTCACCGAAAAGCTGCTGCTGTTCGGCGGCGCCATCCAGATGGCCGGTGCCGTCAAGGCGCGTGGCGAGCAACGTCGCGCCAAGTCGGACTGGATGAAGGTGGAGCGCGAGCGCGGCATCTCGGTGACCGCCTCCGTCATGACCTTCGACTTCGACGGGCGCACCTTCAACCTGCTCGACACGCCGGGCCACGAGGACTTCTCGGAGGACACCTATCGCACACTGACCGCGGTCGACAGCGCGGTGATGGTGATCGACGGCGCGAAGGGCATCGAAGCGCAGACGCTGAAGCTGTTCGAGGTCTGCCGTCTGCGCGACGTGCCGATCATGACCTTCTGCAACAAGATGGACCGCGAGGCCCGCGATCCCTTCGACCTGATCTCGGAGATCGAGAGCGCGCTGGCGCTGGAGGTCACGCCGGCCAGCTGGCCGATCGGTATGGGTCGCGATTTCCTCGGCTGCTACGACCTGATCCGAGACCGGCTGATCCTGATGGACCGCAGCAAGGGCGACGAGATCGACGAGGGCATCGAGTGCAACGGACTGGACGATCCCCGTCTGGACGAGCTGCTGCCCGCCCACGCCGTTGCCAAGCTGCGTGAAGAGGTGGAGATGGCGCGCGGTCTGATGCCCGCCTTCGATCTGGAGGCCTACCGCGCCGGCCATCTGACCCCGATCTATTTCGGCTCCGCCATCAACAATTTCGGCGTGCGCGAGCTGCTGTCCGGTCTGGCGGAGAACGCCCCGCCGCCGCGTCCGCAGCCGGCAGATCCCCGCACCGTCCAGCCGGACGAGGACAAGGTCACCGGCTTCGTGTTCAAGGTCCAGGCCAATATGGACCCCAACCACCGCGACCGCATCGCCTTCGTCCGCCTCTGCTCCGGCCGCTACAAGCGCGGCGCCAAGCTGAAGCACATCCGTTCCGGCAAGCTGATGGCGGTGAACAACGCCGTGCTGTTCCTCGCCCGTGACCGCGAGGTTGCGGAGGAGGCTTGGCCCGGCGACATCATGGGCATCCCCAACCATGGCAGCCTTCGCATCGGCGATACGCTGACGGAGGGCGAGGATCTGCGCTTCACCGGCGTGCCGAGCTTCGCGCCGGAACTGCTTCAGCGGGTCCGCCCCGATGACCCCATGCGGGTAAAGCACCTGCGCAAGGCTCTGGAGCATTTCGCCGAAGAGGGCGCTTCCCAGGTGTTCAAGCCGCTGACCGGTGCCGACTGGGTCGTCGGCGTCGTCGGCCAGTTGCAGTTCGAGGTTCTGGCCTCGCGCATCGAGGCGGAATACGGCATCGCCGCCCGCTTCGAGGGGGCCGGGCTCGATGCCGCACGCTGGGTCGAGACCGACGACAAGATCCAGCTTGAGAAGTTCATTGAGCTGAACCGTTCGGCGCTGGCGGAAGACCATGATGGCGCCCTGGTCTTCCTGGCCCGCAACGCCTGGCATCTGAACCGCGCGCAGGAGGATTTCCCGGCGCTGCGCTTCCTGAAAACACGCGAGCAGAACCGCAAAGTCCACACCGCCGCGTGA
- a CDS encoding sensor histidine kinase — protein MAVGLEEFLDTGGFVPHGVCLLWRPDILMLHVASDMLIGLSYFSIPVALTYFVMRRRDVAFGWMALLFALFIIACGTTHLLSVWTLWNPDYVLEGLVKLITALASLATAAVLWWLMPRLLALPSPRELEASNRALELEVATRREMETRYSSFFNNLAEALFIVRVEPDGEFAFEAINPALARATGLDPELLRGKRVGDALEPEVADAIIPRYTICRDRGESIDYEETLELPVGQRVFHTVLVPVKDAAGRVVQILGSGRDVTERKRLQEEVIQTSKLATLGTLAAGMAHEMSQPLNVIRLWTENTLTRLHENLLEPARAERALKLVIEQTERMGKLIDHVRTFGRRDGGGMRAFHPAQCVESAVELVRHQYALEDIKIIEDAGPAQLPVTGRPLELEQVILNLFSNARDAIVAHRASGGAAGRIMVAVSEDPDRQSVVIQVTDDGGGIDPSVLPQIFDPFFTTKEVGKGSGLGLSIGYGIIDSMGGRIEARNVELEGGGRGVRFTITLPGQPVSSSDREFSHA, from the coding sequence ATGGCGGTGGGATTGGAAGAGTTTCTGGACACCGGCGGTTTCGTGCCCCATGGCGTCTGCCTCCTCTGGCGTCCCGACATCCTGATGCTGCATGTCGCGTCCGACATGCTGATCGGCCTTTCCTATTTTTCGATTCCGGTGGCGCTGACCTATTTCGTCATGCGACGGCGCGACGTGGCTTTCGGGTGGATGGCGCTGCTGTTCGCGCTGTTCATCATCGCGTGCGGCACCACCCATCTCCTGTCGGTCTGGACCTTGTGGAACCCCGATTATGTGTTGGAAGGGCTGGTGAAGCTGATCACCGCTCTCGCCTCGCTGGCGACGGCCGCGGTGCTCTGGTGGCTGATGCCGCGCCTGCTCGCCTTGCCCAGCCCGCGGGAACTGGAGGCCAGCAACCGCGCACTGGAGTTGGAGGTTGCGACCCGTCGGGAAATGGAAACACGCTATTCCAGCTTTTTCAACAATCTGGCTGAGGCGCTGTTTATCGTCCGGGTTGAGCCCGACGGTGAGTTCGCTTTTGAGGCGATCAACCCTGCGTTGGCGCGGGCGACTGGGCTGGATCCGGAATTGCTGCGAGGCAAACGTGTCGGCGACGCATTGGAACCCGAGGTGGCCGACGCCATCATTCCTCGCTACACGATTTGCCGCGACCGCGGTGAGAGCATTGATTATGAAGAGACTCTTGAACTGCCGGTCGGGCAGAGGGTCTTTCATACCGTTCTGGTGCCGGTGAAGGACGCGGCTGGGCGGGTCGTCCAGATCCTCGGCAGCGGCCGTGACGTAACCGAGCGCAAGCGGTTGCAGGAGGAGGTGATCCAGACCTCCAAGCTGGCGACGCTGGGGACGCTGGCCGCCGGTATGGCGCATGAAATGAGCCAGCCGCTGAACGTGATCCGCCTGTGGACGGAAAACACCCTGACCCGCCTGCATGAAAATCTGCTCGAACCCGCCCGTGCGGAGCGGGCTTTGAAGCTGGTGATTGAGCAGACCGAGCGCATGGGCAAGCTGATCGATCATGTCCGCACCTTCGGTCGGCGTGACGGCGGCGGCATGCGGGCCTTCCATCCCGCCCAATGTGTCGAAAGCGCGGTCGAGCTTGTCCGTCATCAATATGCCCTGGAAGACATCAAGATCATCGAGGATGCCGGTCCGGCGCAACTGCCGGTAACCGGCCGTCCCCTTGAATTGGAGCAGGTCATCCTCAACCTGTTTTCGAATGCACGGGATGCGATCGTCGCACATCGTGCATCCGGTGGAGCGGCGGGGCGCATCATGGTGGCGGTCAGCGAAGATCCGGACAGGCAGAGCGTGGTCATCCAGGTGACCGACGATGGCGGTGGTATCGATCCATCCGTGCTGCCCCAGATCTTCGATCCGTTCTTCACCACCAAGGAGGTCGGGAAAGGCTCCGGCCTCGGCCTGTCGATCGGCTACGGCATCATCGACAGCATGGGGGGACGGATCGAGGCGCGCAATGTCGAGTTGGAGGGTGGAGGCCGTGGCGTCCGCTTCACCATCACCCTGCCAGGTCAGCCGGTCTCCTCATCCGACAGGGAGTTCTCCCATGCCTGA
- a CDS encoding response regulator — protein sequence MPDPFHILIAEDEVLAAMALEDFLSFKGFRVTVAANGVEALERYASERVHALVTDLRMPRMDGQTLIREIRERDATLPVVVMTGYLTQDSDLKHERWKPLEILSKPVNPRTICNTLNRMLGLPQEV from the coding sequence ATGCCTGATCCGTTCCACATCCTGATCGCGGAGGACGAGGTGCTGGCGGCCATGGCGCTGGAGGATTTCCTGTCCTTCAAGGGCTTCCGCGTGACCGTCGCCGCCAATGGAGTGGAGGCGCTGGAGCGGTATGCCAGCGAACGGGTGCACGCGCTGGTCACCGATCTGCGCATGCCGCGGATGGACGGCCAGACGTTGATCCGGGAGATCCGCGAACGCGACGCCACCTTGCCGGTCGTCGTCATGACCGGCTACCTGACCCAGGACAGCGACCTGAAGCACGAGCGCTGGAAGCCGCTTGAGATCCTCAGCAAACCCGTCAACCCGCGCACCATCTGCAACACGCTGAACCGGATGCTTGGCCTGCCGCAGGAGGTTTGA
- a CDS encoding transglutaminase family protein codes for MTPPPSTPASDSSGLSTRYRVRHATSYDYGEDVPISHHLLHLTARPHPRQRIRRSLLTIDPVPAVRTERVDYFGNTVTYVAVQEPHRTFSVIAESEVEVFEPPALAPDDSAPWEQVRDGLRGLTGPDDGAEITQYCFDSALVASSPELLEYARGSFTPGRPAVAAVIDLMNRINREFAFDPAATTVATPLASVMRNRRGVCQDFAHIAVGCVRAVGLPARYVSGYLRTLPPPGRPRLVGADVSHAWASVWCGAMAGWLDICPTNACVANRDFITVAWGRDYDDVSPARGVLLGGAGHGLTVSVDVEPLED; via the coding sequence ATGACGCCCCCGCCCTCCACTCCCGCTTCCGACAGCAGCGGTCTCTCCACCCGCTATCGCGTTCGCCACGCCACTTCGTACGATTATGGCGAAGATGTACCGATTTCCCACCATCTGTTGCACCTGACCGCCCGGCCGCACCCGCGCCAGCGCATCCGGCGCAGCCTGCTGACAATTGATCCGGTTCCGGCGGTGCGGACGGAGCGGGTGGACTATTTCGGCAACACCGTTACCTATGTCGCCGTGCAGGAGCCGCACCGGACCTTCTCCGTGATCGCCGAAAGCGAGGTCGAGGTGTTCGAGCCGCCGGCACTGGCACCCGACGATTCGGCACCGTGGGAGCAGGTGCGCGACGGCCTGCGCGGCCTGACCGGACCGGACGACGGAGCGGAGATCACGCAATACTGCTTCGACAGCGCGCTGGTCGCCTCCAGTCCGGAGCTTCTTGAATATGCACGCGGCAGCTTCACGCCCGGCCGTCCGGCGGTGGCGGCGGTCATCGACCTGATGAACCGCATCAATCGCGAGTTCGCCTTCGACCCCGCGGCCACCACGGTCGCGACCCCTTTGGCATCGGTGATGCGCAACCGCCGCGGCGTCTGCCAGGATTTCGCCCACATCGCCGTAGGCTGCGTCCGCGCCGTCGGTCTGCCGGCGCGCTATGTCTCGGGCTATTTGCGCACCCTGCCGCCGCCAGGCCGGCCACGGCTGGTCGGTGCCGACGTCAGTCATGCCTGGGCATCGGTCTGGTGTGGGGCGATGGCCGGCTGGCTCGATATTTGCCCGACCAATGCCTGCGTCGCCAACCGCGATTTCATCACCGTGGCCTGGGGCCGCGATTACGACGATGTCAGCCCGGCCCGCGGGGTCCTGTTGGGCGGGGCCGGTCATGGCCTGACCGTCAGCGTGGATGTCGAACCCTTGGAAGATTGA
- a CDS encoding circularly permuted type 2 ATP-grasp protein: protein MPPVPFTQGSLFGEADAIGYGSGQVYDEMVNGQGRLRPHWQTFMSTLGPLDAEQMAQRWEEARRLLHQNGVTYNIYGDPNGMERPWPLDMMPLLLPAHEWKAIESGLIQRASLLNAILTDIYGPQTLTRYGRLPPAVIHADPGFRRAVHGIRVPNDVHLHFYAVDLARAPDGRWWVLSDRTQAPSGSGYALENRAVIAKVLPDSFRQCQVERLTGFFDTFKETLLSIAPRSSAVGRLPRVVLLTPGPYNETYFEHVYLARYLGLTLVEGADLTVRDRTVYLKTLSGLEQVDVILRRLDADFADPLEMRADSSLGVAGLIEAVRAGTVVMANALGSGLMESMAMKSSLPTLCRHLLGEELRLPGVASWWCGNDAERAYVIDHLDGLVIKPAFPSLSFEPIFGAQLSAAERSALVERIRRRPWYFVAQEQMALSTAPVWQDGRLQPRPLVLRVFLCATPSGGYAVMPGGLTRVSSESGRLVVSMQSGGGSKDTWILAPRRADVTSAQSRPALATEPTASGARPSANDLPSRVADGLYWLGRYAERAEGVLRLLRATQSRLIDSNMPGAGLQLHPLLDLLSSLGMIPAEMARVTESGANRGLREALHAAVTDPDHPNSLRSQVLRLHRTAYSVRDRLSMDMWRVVSAIDRQTQPPKSRMDAASLLLRLDDVMITLAAFSGLEQESMTRGAGWRFLDIGRRIERSLHMVALMRGVDVADLDHQEEPMQAATLSVLLELGESVMTYRARHLTSVLRTPVLDLLLGEEANPRALAFQLAALDRHMRALPSQGVGTGTDPTGGALAIVAAARNSLERTDAMASSEALRTLLDTLAMSLPDVSNFLAHAYFSHAFARSA, encoded by the coding sequence ATGCCGCCGGTCCCCTTCACCCAGGGATCGCTGTTCGGCGAGGCCGACGCCATCGGCTATGGCTCCGGTCAGGTCTATGACGAGATGGTGAACGGTCAGGGCCGGCTACGGCCGCACTGGCAGACCTTCATGAGCACGCTGGGCCCGCTGGACGCCGAACAGATGGCGCAGCGCTGGGAAGAAGCACGCCGGCTGCTGCACCAGAACGGCGTCACCTACAACATCTACGGCGACCCCAACGGGATGGAGCGGCCCTGGCCGCTCGACATGATGCCGCTTTTGTTGCCGGCGCATGAATGGAAGGCGATTGAATCGGGGCTGATCCAGCGGGCCTCGCTGCTGAACGCCATACTGACCGACATCTATGGGCCGCAGACCCTGACCCGCTATGGCCGGCTGCCGCCGGCGGTGATCCATGCCGACCCGGGATTCCGCCGTGCAGTGCATGGCATCCGGGTGCCGAACGACGTTCACCTGCATTTCTATGCCGTGGACCTCGCCCGGGCGCCCGACGGGCGCTGGTGGGTGCTGTCCGACCGCACCCAGGCCCCCAGCGGCAGCGGCTATGCGCTGGAAAACCGCGCGGTCATCGCAAAGGTGCTGCCGGACAGCTTCCGCCAATGCCAAGTGGAGCGGCTGACCGGCTTCTTCGACACCTTCAAGGAAACGCTGCTGTCCATTGCGCCGCGCAGCAGCGCGGTTGGCCGATTGCCACGCGTCGTGCTGCTGACCCCTGGCCCCTACAACGAGACCTATTTCGAGCACGTCTATCTCGCCCGCTATCTCGGCCTGACCCTGGTGGAGGGGGCGGACCTGACGGTGCGTGACCGGACGGTCTATCTGAAGACCCTGTCGGGGCTGGAGCAGGTGGACGTCATCCTGCGCCGTCTTGATGCCGATTTCGCCGACCCGCTGGAAATGCGCGCTGACAGTTCGCTCGGCGTCGCCGGGCTGATCGAGGCGGTGCGGGCCGGCACTGTGGTGATGGCCAACGCGCTGGGCTCCGGCCTGATGGAATCGATGGCGATGAAGTCGTCGCTGCCGACGCTCTGCCGCCATCTGCTGGGGGAAGAGCTGCGGCTGCCCGGCGTCGCCAGCTGGTGGTGCGGCAACGATGCGGAGCGCGCCTATGTCATCGACCATCTCGACGGTCTGGTGATCAAGCCGGCCTTCCCGTCGCTATCCTTCGAGCCGATCTTCGGCGCCCAGCTGTCGGCCGCCGAACGCTCCGCCCTGGTCGAACGGATCAGGCGCCGCCCCTGGTATTTCGTGGCGCAGGAGCAGATGGCCCTTTCCACCGCCCCGGTCTGGCAGGATGGCAGGCTCCAGCCGCGTCCTCTGGTGCTGCGCGTCTTCCTCTGCGCCACGCCCAGCGGCGGCTATGCGGTGATGCCAGGCGGCCTGACCCGCGTGTCCAGCGAATCCGGCCGTCTGGTCGTATCGATGCAGAGCGGCGGCGGCAGCAAGGACACCTGGATCCTGGCGCCGCGGCGTGCCGACGTGACCTCCGCCCAATCTCGCCCGGCACTGGCGACGGAGCCGACCGCCAGCGGCGCCCGCCCGTCCGCCAACGACCTGCCCAGCCGCGTCGCCGACGGGCTCTATTGGCTCGGTCGGTATGCCGAACGGGCCGAGGGCGTGCTGCGTCTGCTGCGGGCGACGCAAAGCCGGCTGATCGACAGCAACATGCCGGGTGCCGGTCTACAGCTTCACCCGCTGCTCGATCTGCTCAGCTCGCTCGGCATGATCCCGGCGGAGATGGCACGGGTGACGGAAAGCGGCGCCAACCGCGGCCTGCGCGAGGCGTTGCATGCGGCGGTTACAGACCCCGACCATCCCAACAGCCTGCGCTCCCAGGTTCTGCGCCTGCACCGCACCGCCTATTCGGTGCGCGACCGCCTGTCGATGGACATGTGGCGTGTGGTGTCGGCGATCGATCGCCAGACCCAGCCGCCGAAAAGCCGGATGGACGCGGCCTCGCTGTTGCTGCGGCTGGACGACGTGATGATCACGCTCGCCGCCTTCTCCGGTCTGGAACAGGAAAGCATGACCCGCGGGGCCGGCTGGCGCTTCCTCGACATCGGTCGGCGGATCGAGCGGTCGCTGCATATGGTGGCGCTGATGCGCGGGGTCGATGTCGCCGATCTCGACCACCAGGAAGAGCCGATGCAGGCCGCCACCCTGTCGGTGCTGCTGGAGCTGGGCGAAAGCGTGATGACCTATCGCGCGCGCCATCTGACCAGCGTGCTGCGCACCCCCGTGCTCGACCTGCTGCTGGGAGAGGAGGCAAATCCGCGTGCGCTGGCCTTCCAGCTTGCCGCACTGGACCGCCACATGCGGGCGCTGCCCAGCCAGGGAGTCGGCACCGGGACGGACCCGACAGGCGGTGCGCTGGCCATCGTCGCCGCAGCGCGCAACAGCCTGGAACGTACCGACGCCATGGCCTCCAGCGAGGCGCTGCGGACACTGCTGGACACGCTGGCAATGTCTCTCCCGGACGTGTCGAATTTCCTGGCGCACGCCTATTTCAGCCATGCCTTCGCAAGATCGGCCTGA